From the Cytophagia bacterium CHB2 genome, the window AGGATGTTAAAGGATCAACCAAAGGACAGGAGCATGCAATTAGCCGAACGTACCTCAACGCCGTTCATGTTATCGACGGCAACCTTCAACAAAGTCAGCGAGGTTTTGCGCGAGCTGGTGGTGAGCACGCGCTCCGATTCCGCGCTGTTTTGCGATTTGAACGGCAACCCCATCACGCATCACGGTAAAAACACGGCGATCGATCTCGGCGGCTTTGCCGCGCTGACCGCAGGCAATTTCTCCGCGATGCGCGAAATGGCCAATGTCATCGGCGAAAAAGACGGCTTCAAATTCGTCTTTCAAGAGGGCGAGCGCCGCAACATTTACCTCTGCAACGTTGGCTTCAATTTTCTGCTGACCATTATTTTTGAAAAGACGGTTGCGCTTGGCCTGGTGCGCATTTTTGCCAACAAGGCCGTGGAAAACTTGAAACAAGTGCTGGCCAACGCGCAAGAAGCGGAAACCAAAACTTCCGAAGTTCTCGACGTTGAATTCGGCCTGTTGCTGGGCAAAGAATTGGACAAATCTTTCAATCTCTAATGCGCAAAGCCGCGGCAAATGATAGGAATGTTATGTTCGTCAATTGGGCGTTTCAAGAGATCAATCTCAAAATCGTGTACTACGGGCCGGGGCTGAGCGGCAAAACCACCAACCTTGAATACATCTATCACAAAATCGACCCTTCGTTGCGCGGCGAGCTGATCACGCTGAAAACGCGGGAAGAACGCACCCTCTATTTCGATTTTTTGCAGCTTGAAGTGGGCCGCATCAAGGGCATGAAACCCAAATTCAATCTCTATACCATTCCCGGCCAGGTGTATTACGCCTACAGCCGTAAAATTATTTTGCGCGGCGTCGATGGCATCGTGTTTGTCGCGGACTCCCAGCCCGATCGCATGACGGAGAATCTCGATTCGCTGATGGATCTCGAACAAAACCTAATTGAAGACGGTTTGACACTGGAAGAATTCCCCTGGGTCTTGCAATACAACAAGCGCGATTTGCCGCGCGCTTTGCCCACCGCGGAGTTGAACGCCAAACTCAACTTTCACAAAGTGCAGGCGATTGAGGCGGTGGCCTCAAAAGGGCATGGCGTGCTGGAGACGCTCAAGCTGGCCATTCAGGGCGTGGTAACTCATACACAAAAAGTCATCTGAACCGGCCTGCGAGTCAAAGATAATTTTTGAAATGAATTGCAGCTTTGTCAGAGTAAATGAAACACAGCGCTGCCAAGACGAGCGCTTGCGGATATCAAAGCAAAACCAGAAAAGAGTCTGCCATGAATTTTGATAACGATACAGTGCAAGTTGCGAAGACGAACGATCGCGACGGCGTTTCAGCAGCGCCCGGCGCGGCTGCCATCAAATCGCCGCAATTTTCCATCGAACAAAAAATGCAGAGCATTGTGGTGTTGGGGAATTACGAAGCAGCGCATTTGTTCAGTGAGGAGGGGCTGCCGATTGCGCAGGCGCTCAGTCCGACCGGCCAGCAGGTCGATCGTGACCGGATTGCCGAGCTGGCGATTATGTTTCAAGACGTCAGCCGCATGGCGTCGGTGATGGGCGGTATTTCACGCTTGCGCGAAGTGATGATTGAAGGCGACAATCACCGCAAGATCGTGTTTCGCTTTTTCAAAGCGTTCGAACAATCGGTGATACTCGCCGTCGTGGTGCCCCCGAGCAAAACCTACAAGCAGAAGACGAATGAGTTGGAAAAGTTGATCGTGGGGGAGTCGTTTTAGATGTATTGGAAATGGTCTTTGTCTGTGCATCGAATCAACTCTAAAGAGCCTGAAACACAAAAGCCCCGGCAAATACTTGCTGGGGCTTTTTATTATAAACACAAAGGCTTACTTGGCCACGCCCAAACCGGCAAAATAGGCTTTGAACGCCGAGGCTTCGATGGCAAACGTACCGTCGATATCCGTCAGGTTGATCGGCCGCCACCAACTGATGTCGTACAGCCAAACCGAGCTGTTCAACGTTTGCACGGTTGCTTCGGTATTTCCCCAGGGATTGCGCAGAATGATGTACTTGCGATCATTGCGATAAGCCCAGCCCAAAACCGTATAGCAATGCGAGGCCACAATGTTCGCGTCGCTGTAGACGACTTTCTTTTCCGAAGCCTCGCCGCTGGAATATGTCCACGCCGTCATGGGATTGAAGGTGCGATAGCTGAGCGAGTTGGCGCGCACGAGATTCCACAGCTCGTCGGCGGAGTAGCTCGGCGTGCCGTAGTAGAATCGTTTGCCGCCGGTGAGCTGAGCCGTCGCCCATACGCAATCGCCCCAGCCGGTGGCTGTGATGTCGGGATGATCGCCGCTGATGCCGGTTTTCAACTTGGCATAAGCTTTTTCATAAACCGCCGGCCAAATTTCACCCGTTTCACTTGAACGGCAATAAATAAAACCGCCCGAAGACGTACTCAACGGCACCGAGTCGGTCACTTCGATCTCTTTGTCCAACTGGCCGTTGCTGTCCGGCTTGTAGAAGCGAATCATGTTGGTGAATTGCTGCTGGGTCTGGCCAATCGCGCGGGTGAGATGCGTGATGCGATAAGGCATGGCCCACGCCACCGCGGAGAGCGCGGCAATGTAATAACAATTGGCGACTGCGCCTTGAATGGGATCGAAAAACTCGGCGGCTTCATTGAAAAAGCGTCCGGGGTCGCTCCAGGCGCCGTTCGGCGGCGTCCAGTCTTTGGATTGCCCAAGAGTTTTGGGATCGAACGCGATGGTTTCAACCAGGCCTTTGTTAAAGATGCGCGCCAAACGCTGCCAGCGTTCCCGCTCGGGCAGGCGCAGGAGAAGCTTCACGTAACGTTGCCCGGCAATTTCAGCGCGCTTCACGGGAATGCTGCCGATATCCTCGGTGTTGAAGCGCGGGCCGAGATCCGCCAGTGTTTTGAGATTGAGAACATCCAGGTCCGGCGGAGATTCGAGATCGTTGAAGTCGACTCTCACTTCGATATCCAGCAGCGGCGAGCGCACCGGCTCGATTTGCAGTTGCTCATTCAAACGCAAACCGATGTACAGCGGGCCTTCGTATTTGGGATCAAACAACTCCTCATACGGCGTTTGCAGAATATCCTCCAGCACACGCGGCGTATCCGGAATTTCCTTCCACGGAATTTTGCGTCCGGCAATCAGTTCTGCCAACGCATAAGGATTGATGACGGCAGAGTTTTGTGCGGCTTCGACGTTGGAAAGCGTCGCCTCTTTTCGTGCCATGGGATTCCTCCTGATCAATGATCAACATCTCATCCATTTTGTGCCTGCCCGGAAATGCAAACCGCCCGGGCAATTCGTCGTGAAGCGTGTACAAGCCGAATCGCCGCCAGAATGGTTCATTACAGATTGCCCGGGCGGTGGGCGGACACGATTGAATTGATTGAGGCCGCAGCGACGGCGTGCGGCGCAATCATAGAGATGCGATACTCTCCGAATATTCTTAAGAAATCTCCACAGCAACGAAAAATTATTACCACACCACCAGCTTTTGCACCGCCTGGAATTTTTGCCCGTCTGTTGAGGTTGCGTGCAAACGATAAAAATAAACTCCAGAGGCCACGCGCCGCCCGGCGTAATCATGCCCATCCCATGCGACGGCATGCGCACCGGCAACTTTTCTTTCATCAAGCAACGCGACGATGCGCCGGCCCAGTAAATCATAAACTTCGAGCACAACCTGAGCGCTGGCAGGCAGCTCGAAGCGGATCGCCGTAGTCGTACTTGCGGAAAGTCCGCCGGTATTAATGGCAAACGGATTGGGATAGCTTTGCTGCAACACGAACGCCGCGGGAGTTGCGTCGCTTTGCTTGCGTTCGCGCACCGCCACGGTTGGTTCACTGATTTTGATATCATCAACGAACCAGCCGGGCAAAGGCTGGGTGGCGATAGAATCGGTTTGAATGCGGAAACGCACGCGTACATCCGTGAATCCCGCGCCCGCGTACGCGGAGAGCGAGTATTTGCGCTCGCGCCATTGCGTTTGCGCGCTGCGAAATTGTTCACTCACGGCCGTCCACGTTGCGCCGCTGTCCGCGCTGACTTCCAACACGGCAAAATCCTCCTGATTCACAGAAAAATAATGCTGTTCCATAAAACTGATTTCCGCGCCGCTCATGTGTGAAAGATCAAGCGGTTGCATCAGCGTCAGCGAGGTGTTGGTATTCGGCGAATAGAGGCGTTGCGGATTGCTGTTCACGGAATACTTGCCGGAAACGCGCCGATTGCTCGCCAGGCCCCAGCCGCTGGAATCAATCTCCCAGGCCAGCAAACCGTTTTCAAAATCTTCTGCTCCGGTTACAAAACTCGGTTCGGCGCTAATCCCGCGATTGCGCGCAGCGGCAATGTCATAAGCGCTGACGAAATAATGTATCGTATCGCCCACGCTGAATCTCGAGCTAAAGCCGGCAACAAAGCGATTGGCGCCGTCTGCCGGCTTCATCTGCACGCTGTCGGCTTGCGCCCGGCTGCGATAGTGCAGCCATATCCGGCTCGTATCAACGCCAAGGTTGTCATTTGCCTCGACGGTGACGGTGAAAGGGCCATAGTTGCTGATTGAATTGGGAAGTTGGGTGAGTTGCTGAAACACCGGCGCTTTGCGGTCGGGCCTGGAATCGTAGGTATGTTTATCAATCGGCG encodes:
- a CDS encoding gliding-motility protein MglA, whose amino-acid sequence is MFVNWAFQEINLKIVYYGPGLSGKTTNLEYIYHKIDPSLRGELITLKTREERTLYFDFLQLEVGRIKGMKPKFNLYTIPGQVYYAYSRKIILRGVDGIVFVADSQPDRMTENLDSLMDLEQNLIEDGLTLEEFPWVLQYNKRDLPRALPTAELNAKLNFHKVQAIEAVASKGHGVLETLKLAIQGVVTHTQKVI